A genome region from Gigantopelta aegis isolate Gae_Host chromosome 3, Gae_host_genome, whole genome shotgun sequence includes the following:
- the LOC121368096 gene encoding protein O-glucosyltransferase 1-like translates to MKVDYVLYLCLLNIILTVAVDDACDKGENGLCEEESKEAHSKYKKSAQKKWQKYIDVINKSLSSYTDCEQDCSCHSSVIDEDLSVWEHKEKGITRERFDQAKERGVHYQIVNHKLYRENDCMFPFRCSGVEYFILEIIKKLPDMELLINTRDWPQSPCHSKPLPVFSFSKVYSQNWDIMYPAWTFWEGGPAVWPIYPTGLGRWDEQREIIPREASKWPWEKKVSKAFFRGSRTSSERDPLILLSRKEPDLVDAEYTKNQAWKSDADTLHRPPAKEIKLEEHCKFKYLFNFRGVAASFRFKHLFLCDSLVFHVGDEWLEFFYPAMKPWVHYVPVKQDLTDVRELLIFAKENDDVVREIAKRGRQFIWNHLKMEDVFCYWEKLLKRYAKLLKFKVKHNKNYKQITRKRS, encoded by the exons ATGAAAGTTGATTACgttttatatttgtgtttgttaaacattattttgacTGTAGCTGTAGATGATGCGTGTGACAAAGGTGAAAACGGACTGTGTGAAGAAGAAAGTAAAGAGGCGCAttccaaatataaaaaat cTGCACAGAAGAAATGGCAAAAGTATATTGATGTTATCAACAAATCACTGAGTTCATACACAGATTGTGAACAAGACTGTTCCTGTCACAGCAG TGTTATTGATGAAGATCTTAGTGTGTGGGAACATAAAGAGAAAGGCATTACAAGAGAAAGGTTTGACCAGGCAAAAGAGCGAGGTGTCCACTACCAGATTGTTAACCACAAACTTTACAGAGAAAATGACTGCATGTTTCCTTTCAG GTGCAGTGGAGTGGAATATTTTATCCTGGAGATCATAAAGAAACTGCCGGACATGGAATTGCTAATCAACACTCGCGACTGGCCCCAGTCTCCGTGCCACAGTAAACCTTTACCGGTGTTCTCGTTTAGTAAAGTG TATTCACAGAACTGGGACATAATGTATCCAGCGTGGACATTCTGGGAAGGTGGACCAGCTGTCTGGCCCATATATCCCACCGGTCTTGGAAGATGGGATGAACAAAGAGAGATTATTCCAAG AGAAGCTAGTAAATGGCCTTGGGAAAAGAAAGTCAGCAAGGCGTTTTTCAGAGGATCCAGAACCAGTTCGGAAAGAGATCCGTTAATCCTGCTGTCTAGAAAAGAGCCAGACCTGGTCGATGCAGAATATACCAAGAATCAAGCATGGAAGTCTGATGcg GATACGCTTCATCGCCCACCAGCTAAAGAAATCAAACTTGAAGAACACTGCAAATTCAA gtatttgtttaatttccGAGGTGTAGCAGCCAGCTTCAGGTTCAAGCATCTGTTTCTGTGTGACTCGCTGGTGTTCCACGTGGGTGACGAGTGGCTGGAGTTTTTTTATCCTGCCATGAAACCCTGGGTGCATTACGTCCCTGTCAAACAGGATCTCACCGATGTCCG AGAACTACTTATTTTTGCCAAAGAAAATGATGATGTGGTCAGAGAAATAGCCAAAAG GGGAAGACAATTTATCTGGAATCACCTTAAGATGGAAGATGTGTTCTGCTACTGGGAAAAGCTTTTGAAAAGATATGCAAAATTACTTAAATTTAAAGTGAAGCACAATAAGAATTACAAACAGATCACCAGAAAACGTTCGTGA
- the LOC121368097 gene encoding DPY30 domain-containing protein 1-like isoform X1: MTEQVKQHIGINRDDQYIRKLLGECLTAALVEIVEKKPDDAIEYLAQYLYTFRKNNPLENEILSVAKEPQSEQSRVDLLDHSFHGRQFLPDQFCVQLPVVHRELDSVFKQIDDFFDDDDVT, from the exons ATGACAGAACAAGTAAAGCAACACATTG GAATTAACAGGGACGATCAGTATATTCGCAAGCTACTGGGAGAATGTCTGACGGCAGCATTAGTGGAAATCGTCGAGAAGAAACCCGATGATGCAATAGAATACCTCGCGCAGTATCTGTACACATTCAGG aaaaacaaccCACTTGAGAACGAAATTCTCTCAGTTGCGAAGGAGCCTCAATCTGAGCAGAGTAGAGTGGACTTGCTTGATCACAGTTTCCATGGAAGACAATTTCTACCTGACCAGTTTTGTGTGCAGCTACCAGTTGTCCACCGAGAACTAGATTCTGTGTTTAAACAAATAGATGACTTTTTTGATGATGACGATGTCACGTAA
- the LOC121368097 gene encoding DPY30 domain-containing protein 1-like isoform X2, whose translation MCRRTTLKNGINRDDQYIRKLLGECLTAALVEIVEKKPDDAIEYLAQYLYTFRKNNPLENEILSVAKEPQSEQSRVDLLDHSFHGRQFLPDQFCVQLPVVHRELDSVFKQIDDFFDDDDVT comes from the exons ATGTGTAGACGAACTACACTGAAAAACG GAATTAACAGGGACGATCAGTATATTCGCAAGCTACTGGGAGAATGTCTGACGGCAGCATTAGTGGAAATCGTCGAGAAGAAACCCGATGATGCAATAGAATACCTCGCGCAGTATCTGTACACATTCAGG aaaaacaaccCACTTGAGAACGAAATTCTCTCAGTTGCGAAGGAGCCTCAATCTGAGCAGAGTAGAGTGGACTTGCTTGATCACAGTTTCCATGGAAGACAATTTCTACCTGACCAGTTTTGTGTGCAGCTACCAGTTGTCCACCGAGAACTAGATTCTGTGTTTAAACAAATAGATGACTTTTTTGATGATGACGATGTCACGTAA
- the LOC121368658 gene encoding uncharacterized protein LOC121368658 produces MTMLLIATLVLLEMVMGTDCQIDFQASPDDCTKYKINIRAFSVPYEVAMDCPRGLVFSLRRRRCVPKYSEDNDQCPIFKNRKDVFELCRRCPNRDCLYPDPMNCARYYNCSKPLPAPHDELWDNMEPYQQECEYPGYFDRTRLRCEKDFSKVKCATDQEQPIDFCEYKANVCLRAHCRPCIYSFPSCRGLSDGIQAWTGRTYTPYYTKCFRQRALTVNTCPPNSAGQPRIFSAKVKRCRELRMIPRKFGGLSEMEEEDESSDE; encoded by the exons atgacgatGCTGCTGATTGCGACGTTGGTGCTGTTGGAGATGGTGATGGGGACGGACTGCCAGATTGATTTCCAGGCATCTCCAGACGACTGTACGAAGTACAAAATTAACATCAGGGCTTTTTCTGTCCCCTACGAGGTGGCCATGGACTGCCCCCGGGGTCTGGTGTTCTCGCTCAGACGTCGTCGGTGTGTGCCCAAGTACAGCGAAGACAACGACCAGTGTCCTATAT TTAAAAACCGGAAGGATGTTTTCGAACTGTGCCGGAGATGTCCGAATCGCGATTGCCTTTATCCGGATCCGATGAACTGCGCGCGTTACTACAACTGTTCCAAGCCACTTCCGGCGCCGCACGACGAACTGTGGGACAACATGGAACCGTACCAACAGGAATGCGAATATCCGGGCTACTTCGACAGAACACGTCTGAGATGCGAGAAGGATTTCTCCAAAGTGAAATGTGCTACCGACCAAGAACAACCAATAGATTTTT gtGAATATAAGGCAAACGTCTGTCTTCGCGCCCATTGCCGTCCATGTATCTACTCGTTCCCGAGTTGTCGCGGACTGAGTGACGGGATCCAGGCGTGGACTGGCAGGACCTACACGCCCTACTACACCAAGTGCTTCAGACAGAGGGCGCTCACGGTAAACACGTGTCCGCCAAACTCGGCAGGCCAGCCCAGGATCTTCTCCGCTAAAGTGAAGCGATGTCGAGAACTGCGGATGATTCCGAGGAAGTTCGGAGGTCTGTCGGAGATGGAAGAGGAGGACGAGTCTTCGGACGAGTAA